The following are from one region of the Carassius auratus strain Wakin chromosome 13, ASM336829v1, whole genome shotgun sequence genome:
- the LOC113112531 gene encoding V-set and transmembrane domain-containing protein 4-like: MKLSAFAIVVLTRAFIGELSEALNVTVTPGPVSMCMEGDNITLTCLVSQRKRSSSVLVLRWLYFPTPEDEHFVGRMGMKKTKYYGNYSKHFPQTKFHLWEAMDGQIYRLLILNVSLKDGGNYTCKVQEIRKHRNNWRASSNGTGSMVLQVHHIASTGKADVIWRMFEDLYLCAALICSIGLVCMLVFAMTITCQHLQHRRRLRASYYLVKCPENSSGETVTSVCSSSPAMHRKERRHKPQLRDITEPLPPPKIPAKAPVPRKPRRTKLLKAQPTKRPKVVEDSLTYAELELVEPKPALKTDLTGCAQPEPKTQCTGTVYAQIFFVEKQV, encoded by the exons ATGAAGCTCTCTGCTTTTGCGATAGTTGTCCTGACTAGGGCTTTTATTGGAG AGCTGAGTGAAGCTTTAAATGTGACCGTCACCCCTGGGCCAGTCAGCATGTGTATGGAGGGAGACAACATCACTTTGACCTGCTTAGTGTCTCAGAGAAAGAGAAGCAGCAGTGTTCTGGTGCTACGCTGGCTCTACTTCCCTACCCCTGAAGACGAGCACTTCGTGGGCAGGATGGGCATGAAGAAGACCAAATATTACGGCAACTACAGCAAGCATTTTCCCCAGACCAAGTTCCACCTGTGGGAAGCAATGGACGGACAGATCTATCGTTTGCTGATCCTGAATGTTTCCCTCAAGGATGGGGGCAACTATACCTGTAAAGTGCAGGAAATACGGAAGCACAGAAACAATTGGAGGGCCTCGTCAAATGGAACAGGAAGCATGGTATTACAAG TACATCATATAGCGAGCACAGGAAAAGCTGACGTCATATGGCGCATGTTCGAAG ATTTGTATCTGTGTGCTGCGCTCATCTGCTCTATCGGTCTGGTCTGTATGCTTGTCTTTGCCATGACTATCACATGTCAGCACCTGCAGCACAGACGAAGACTACGAG CCAGTTATTACCTTGTGAAGTGTCCAGAAAACAG CTCGGGAGAAACAGTAACCAGTGTGTGCAGCTCTTCTCCTGCAATGCACAGAAAAGAGAGACGGCACAAACCACAGCTCAGAGACATCACCGAACCACTACCACCACCAAAGATACCAGCTAAAG CACCTGTACCAAGAAAGCCACGAAGGACCAAACTTTTAAAGGCACAACCTACAAAAAGG CCAAAGGTGGTAGAGGACAGCCTGACATATGCAGAGCTGGAGCTGGTGGAACCGAAGCCTGCGCTAAAAACAGACTTGACTGGATGTGCACAACCTGAGCCGAAAACACAATGCACAGGGACTGTATATGCCCAAATATTCTTTGTGGAGAAGCAAGTGTAA